In the genome of Kitasatospora cathayae, one region contains:
- a CDS encoding DUF6087 family protein codes for MDEDEPLAAWAARREQRLRPVGQLRVVRLTDGQQRGAHVTPDGPRLIVRWDGYQWLPETVAEDYAAAQRILHGIEGDGVRRPPYSAPRPRKAPGRHRRP; via the coding sequence ATGGACGAGGACGAACCGCTGGCGGCGTGGGCCGCGCGCCGGGAGCAACGGCTGCGGCCGGTCGGTCAGTTGAGGGTGGTACGGCTCACGGACGGGCAGCAGCGCGGCGCCCATGTGACGCCGGACGGGCCGCGGCTGATCGTGCGCTGGGACGGCTACCAGTGGCTGCCGGAGACGGTGGCCGAGGACTACGCCGCCGCCCAGCGGATCCTGCACGGGATCGAGGGCGACGGCGTCCGGCGTCCGCCCTACTCGGCGCCGCGACCGCGCAAGGCCCCGGGGCGCCACCGCCGGCCGTAG
- the dapD gene encoding 2,3,4,5-tetrahydropyridine-2,6-dicarboxylate N-succinyltransferase, whose translation MTAESTSPAPNGAVATGLATIAADGTVLDTWYPAPALAAEPGPAGTVRLTPEQAEAELGAGAADALRADARRGVEVVAVRTTIASLDEKPLDTHDVYLRLHLLSHRLVQPHGQNLDGIFGLLANVAWTSIGPVPVDKVEQARLAVRAQGGQLAVYGIDKFPRMTDYVAPSGVRIAHADRVRLGAHLAAGTTVMHEGFVNFNAGTLGTSMVEGRISAGVVVGDHSDIGGGASIMGTLSGGGKQVVSVGERCLLGANAGIGISLGSDCVVEAGLYVTAGTRVTTPDGTVAKAVELSGQDNLLFRRNSQTGAVEVIARSGSWGGLNADLHAHN comes from the coding sequence GTGACTGCTGAATCCACCTCCCCCGCTCCGAACGGCGCCGTCGCCACCGGTCTGGCCACCATCGCCGCCGACGGCACCGTCCTCGACACCTGGTACCCCGCCCCCGCGCTGGCCGCCGAGCCCGGCCCGGCCGGCACCGTGCGCCTGACCCCCGAGCAGGCCGAGGCCGAGCTCGGCGCCGGCGCCGCCGACGCCCTGCGCGCCGACGCCCGCCGCGGCGTCGAGGTGGTCGCCGTGCGCACCACCATCGCCTCGCTGGACGAGAAGCCGCTGGACACCCACGACGTGTACCTGCGCCTGCACCTGCTCAGCCACCGCCTGGTCCAGCCGCACGGCCAGAACCTGGACGGCATCTTCGGCCTGCTCGCCAACGTCGCGTGGACCAGCATCGGTCCCGTCCCGGTGGACAAGGTCGAGCAGGCCCGCCTCGCCGTCCGCGCCCAGGGCGGCCAGCTGGCCGTGTACGGGATCGACAAGTTCCCGCGGATGACCGACTACGTCGCCCCGAGCGGGGTGCGCATCGCCCACGCCGACCGGGTCCGGCTCGGCGCGCACCTGGCGGCCGGCACCACCGTGATGCACGAGGGCTTCGTCAACTTCAACGCCGGCACCCTCGGCACCTCGATGGTCGAGGGCCGGATCAGCGCCGGCGTCGTGGTCGGCGACCACAGCGACATCGGCGGCGGTGCGTCGATCATGGGTACCCTGTCCGGCGGCGGCAAGCAGGTCGTCTCGGTCGGCGAGCGCTGCCTGCTCGGCGCCAACGCGGGCATCGGCATCTCGCTGGGCAGCGACTGCGTGGTCGAGGCCGGCCTGTACGTCACCGCCGGTACCCGGGTCACCACCCCGGACGGCACGGTGGCCAAGGCCGTCGAGCTGTCCGGCCAGGACAACCTGCTGTTCCGCCGCAACTCGCAGACCGGCGCGGTCGAGGTCATCGCCCGCTCCGGCTCCTGGGGCGGGCTGAACGCGGACCTGCACGCCCACAACTGA
- a CDS encoding 3' terminal RNA ribose 2'-O-methyltransferase Hen1, with protein sequence MFMSISTTGSTESPATDLGFLLHKHPGKVQRFTTSHGEAHVFYPEAGDEVCTAALLLDIDPITLVRKGRGNGKGRGGSPDFALSQYVNDRPYAASSLLAVALRTVFRSAMKGDCQLRPELPGRLRPLRIELPAVPANGAGEGGGPAMVARLFEPLGWRVEAAAIPLDEAFPEWGESRYVRVVLASDAIRLADALQQLYVLLPVLDGAKHYWVAPDEVDKLLAAGEGWLAAHPERALIARRYLSRRWSLTRAAMERLELARLAEADDREVEEIDNAVDDRPDEESAESAESAETAETTEPRQPSLAEQRRAAILAALRDSGAARVADLGCGQGELIGELLKDARFTEILGVDVSARALQAANRKLRLARLPERQAARVTLAQGALTYTDARLKGYDAAVLCEVIEHLDLPRLPALEYAVFGAARPRAVVVTTPNVEYNVRWESLPAGRARHADHRFEWSRAEFEAWAGKVAAAYGYTVELRPVGPEDPEVGPPTQLALFRTATTTTPEAATTTTPEGGETR encoded by the coding sequence GTGTTCATGTCGATTTCCACCACCGGCAGCACCGAGAGCCCGGCCACGGATCTCGGGTTCCTGCTGCACAAGCATCCCGGCAAGGTCCAGCGGTTCACGACGTCGCACGGCGAGGCCCACGTCTTCTACCCCGAGGCGGGGGACGAGGTCTGCACGGCGGCGCTGCTGCTGGACATCGACCCGATCACCCTGGTCCGCAAGGGCCGGGGCAACGGCAAGGGGCGGGGCGGCTCGCCCGACTTCGCGCTCTCCCAGTACGTCAACGACCGCCCGTACGCCGCGTCCTCGCTGCTCGCGGTGGCACTGCGGACGGTGTTCCGCTCCGCGATGAAGGGCGACTGCCAACTGCGTCCGGAGCTGCCGGGGCGGCTCCGTCCGCTGCGGATCGAGCTGCCCGCCGTGCCCGCGAACGGCGCGGGCGAGGGCGGCGGCCCGGCGATGGTGGCCCGGCTGTTCGAGCCGCTGGGCTGGCGGGTCGAGGCGGCGGCGATCCCGCTGGACGAGGCTTTCCCGGAGTGGGGCGAGTCCCGCTACGTGCGGGTCGTGCTCGCCTCGGACGCGATCCGGCTCGCCGACGCGCTCCAGCAGCTGTACGTGCTGCTGCCGGTGCTGGACGGCGCCAAGCACTACTGGGTCGCCCCGGACGAGGTGGACAAGCTGCTCGCCGCCGGTGAGGGCTGGCTGGCCGCCCACCCCGAGCGCGCCCTGATCGCCCGGCGCTACCTGTCCCGGCGCTGGTCGCTGACCCGGGCCGCGATGGAGCGCCTGGAGCTGGCCCGGCTGGCGGAGGCGGACGACCGCGAGGTCGAGGAGATCGACAACGCGGTCGACGACCGCCCGGACGAGGAGTCCGCCGAGTCCGCCGAGTCCGCCGAAACGGCTGAGACCACCGAGCCCCGGCAGCCCTCGCTCGCCGAGCAGCGCCGCGCCGCGATCCTCGCCGCCCTGCGCGACAGCGGCGCGGCCCGGGTCGCCGACCTCGGCTGCGGCCAGGGCGAGCTGATCGGCGAGCTGCTGAAGGACGCCCGGTTCACCGAGATCCTCGGCGTGGACGTGTCCGCGCGGGCGCTGCAGGCGGCGAACCGCAAGCTGCGTCTGGCGCGCCTGCCCGAGCGGCAGGCGGCCCGGGTGACGCTGGCGCAGGGCGCGCTGACGTACACCGACGCCCGGCTGAAGGGCTACGACGCGGCGGTGCTGTGCGAGGTGATCGAGCACCTGGACCTACCGCGGCTGCCCGCGCTGGAGTACGCGGTGTTCGGCGCGGCCCGCCCGAGGGCCGTGGTCGTCACCACGCCCAACGTCGAGTACAACGTCCGTTGGGAGAGCCTGCCGGCCGGCCGTGCCCGGCACGCCGACCACCGCTTCGAGTGGTCGCGCGCCGAGTTCGAGGCCTGGGCCGGGAAGGTCGCGGCGGCGTACGGGTACACGGTGGAGTTGCGCCCGGTCGGCCCCGAGGACCCGGAGGTCGGCCCGCCGACCCAGCTGGCCCTGTTCCGCACCGCGACCACCACGACGCCCGAAGCCGCGACCACCACGACGCCCGAAGGAGGCGAGACCCGATGA
- a CDS encoding polynucleotide kinase-phosphatase, whose protein sequence is MTDDATSTDAPQPEAPERTTTPRRLPVTDVSLVVLIGTSGSGKSTFARRHFLPTQVISSDFCRGLVADDDNDQSASAEAFDVLHYIVGKRLAAGRLTVVDATNVQPEARRQLVAIAREHDVLPIAIVLDVPPGVCAERNRSRPDRQLPAHVVPRQHRELRRSLRGLEREGFRKVHVLRGEAEVAAAEIELEKRYNDLRHLTGPFDIVGDIHGCRSELETLLDRLGYTLARDAEGRPVDAAHPAGRTAVFVGDLVDRGPDTPGVLRLVMGMVAAGHALCVPGNHENKLGRAMDGKKVTVSHGLQESLDQLAGESEEFKAEVRAFMRGLVSHYLLDGGALVVCHAGLPERYHGRASGRVRSHALYGETTGETDEYGLPVRYPWAEEYRGRALVVYGHTPVPSASFLNNTICLDTGCVFGGSLTALRYPERELVSVEAEREWYAPVRPLLADAPGAREGRPLDLADVAGRRIVETGLHGRVAVREENATAALEVMSRFALDPRLLAYLPPTMAPSPTSRREGYLEHPEEAFFAYRADGVRHLVCEEKHMGSRAVLLVARDGAALERRFGVAGPGAIWTRTGRAFLDDEELTAAVLGRVRSAAERAGLFEELGTDWLLLDAELMPWSLKAVELLRRQYAAVGAAAGAALPEVLSALEQAAARGLELGELTARQRRRAADARAFTESYRRYCWPTEGLSGLRLAPFQLLAAEGANLAARPHDEHLAWVDRLVDADEAAAAEDGDARQPVLHRTGRVLVDTEDEASVAAATAWWEDLTAAGGEGMVVKPLASVVRTARGEGRPGGLVQPGLKVRGREYLRIIYGPDYTEHLDRLRMRSLGHKRSLALREYALGLEALDRLAAGEPLWRVHEPVFAVLALESEPVDPRL, encoded by the coding sequence ATGACCGACGACGCCACCAGCACCGACGCACCCCAGCCGGAAGCGCCCGAGCGCACCACCACCCCCCGCCGCCTCCCCGTCACCGACGTCTCCCTGGTCGTCCTGATCGGCACCAGCGGCTCGGGCAAGTCCACCTTCGCCCGCCGCCACTTCCTGCCCACCCAGGTGATCTCCTCCGACTTCTGCCGGGGCCTGGTCGCCGACGACGACAACGACCAGTCCGCCTCCGCCGAGGCCTTCGACGTCCTGCACTACATCGTCGGCAAGCGCCTCGCCGCCGGCCGCCTCACCGTGGTGGACGCCACCAACGTCCAGCCGGAGGCCCGCCGGCAGCTGGTCGCGATCGCCCGCGAGCACGACGTGCTGCCGATCGCGATCGTGCTGGACGTGCCGCCAGGCGTGTGCGCCGAGCGCAACCGTTCCCGCCCGGACCGCCAGCTGCCCGCCCACGTGGTCCCGCGTCAGCACCGTGAACTGCGCAGGTCGCTCCGGGGCCTGGAGCGCGAGGGCTTCCGCAAGGTGCACGTCCTACGGGGCGAGGCCGAGGTGGCGGCCGCCGAGATCGAGCTGGAGAAGCGCTACAACGACCTGCGCCACCTCACCGGCCCGTTCGACATCGTGGGCGACATCCACGGCTGCCGCTCCGAGCTGGAGACCCTGCTGGACCGCCTCGGCTACACCCTCGCCCGGGACGCCGAGGGCCGTCCGGTGGACGCGGCCCACCCGGCGGGCCGCACCGCCGTGTTCGTCGGCGACCTGGTCGACCGCGGCCCGGACACCCCGGGCGTGCTGCGCCTGGTGATGGGCATGGTGGCGGCCGGCCACGCGCTCTGCGTGCCCGGCAACCACGAGAACAAGCTCGGCCGGGCGATGGACGGCAAGAAGGTCACCGTCTCGCACGGCCTGCAGGAGTCGCTGGACCAACTGGCCGGGGAGTCCGAGGAGTTCAAGGCCGAGGTGCGCGCCTTCATGCGCGGCCTGGTGAGCCACTACCTGCTGGACGGCGGCGCCCTGGTGGTCTGCCACGCCGGTCTGCCGGAGCGGTACCACGGCCGCGCCTCCGGCCGGGTGCGCTCGCACGCGCTGTACGGGGAGACCACCGGCGAGACCGACGAGTACGGCCTGCCGGTGCGCTACCCGTGGGCGGAGGAGTACCGGGGCCGGGCGCTGGTGGTCTACGGCCACACCCCGGTGCCGAGCGCGAGCTTCCTCAACAACACCATCTGCCTGGACACCGGCTGCGTCTTCGGCGGCAGCCTGACCGCGCTGCGCTACCCGGAGCGCGAGCTGGTGAGCGTCGAGGCCGAGCGGGAGTGGTACGCCCCCGTGCGCCCGCTGCTCGCCGACGCGCCGGGTGCCCGCGAGGGCCGTCCGCTGGACCTCGCCGACGTGGCCGGGCGCCGGATCGTGGAGACCGGGCTGCACGGGCGGGTGGCCGTCCGGGAGGAGAACGCGACGGCCGCGCTGGAGGTGATGAGCCGCTTCGCGCTGGACCCGCGGCTGCTCGCCTACCTGCCGCCGACCATGGCGCCGAGCCCGACCTCCCGCCGGGAGGGCTACCTGGAGCACCCGGAGGAGGCCTTCTTCGCCTACCGCGCGGACGGCGTCCGGCACCTGGTCTGCGAGGAGAAGCACATGGGCTCGCGCGCGGTGCTGCTGGTCGCCCGGGACGGCGCCGCGCTGGAGCGGCGCTTCGGGGTGGCGGGCCCGGGCGCGATCTGGACCCGGACCGGCCGGGCCTTCCTCGACGACGAGGAGCTGACCGCCGCCGTGCTGGGCAGGGTCCGGTCGGCGGCCGAACGGGCCGGGCTGTTCGAGGAGTTGGGCACCGACTGGCTGCTGCTGGACGCCGAGCTGATGCCCTGGTCGCTGAAGGCGGTGGAACTGCTGCGCCGCCAGTACGCGGCGGTCGGCGCGGCGGCCGGCGCCGCGCTGCCCGAGGTGCTGTCGGCCCTGGAGCAGGCGGCCGCGCGCGGGCTGGAACTGGGGGAGCTGACCGCCCGTCAGCGCCGCCGCGCCGCCGACGCGCGGGCCTTCACCGAGTCGTACCGGCGCTACTGCTGGCCGACCGAGGGCCTGTCGGGCCTCCGGCTCGCACCGTTCCAGCTGCTGGCCGCCGAGGGGGCGAACCTCGCGGCGCGCCCGCACGACGAGCACCTGGCCTGGGTCGACCGCCTGGTGGACGCCGACGAGGCGGCCGCGGCGGAGGACGGCGACGCGCGGCAGCCCGTGCTGCACCGCACCGGACGGGTCCTGGTGGACACCGAGGACGAGGCCTCGGTGGCCGCCGCCACCGCCTGGTGGGAGGACCTGACGGCGGCGGGCGGCGAGGGCATGGTGGTCAAGCCGCTGGCCTCGGTGGTGCGGACGGCGCGCGGCGAGGGCCGTCCGGGCGGCCTGGTGCAGCCGGGGCTTAAGGTGCGCGGCCGGGAGTACCTGCGGATCATCTACGGCCCGGACTACACCGAGCACCTGGACCGGTTGCGGATGCGCTCGCTGGGCCACAAGCGCTCGCTGGCGCTGCGTGAGTACGCGCTGGGCCTGGAGGCGCTGGACCGGCTGGCGGCCGGGGAGCCGCTGTGGCGGGTGCACGAGCCGGTGTTCGCGGTGCTCGCGCTGGAGTCGGAGCCGGTCGACCCGCGCCTGTGA
- the argF gene encoding ornithine carbamoyltransferase gives MAFNLRNRHFLKELDFTPQEFRYLVDLAASLKAAKYAGTEQPRLRGKNIALIFEKTSTRTRCAFEVAARDQGAGTTYLDPAGSQIGHKESVKDTARVLGRMFDGIEYRGHGQEIVEELAQHAGVPVWNGLTDEWHPTQMLADVLTVTEHTTKPLTEVALAYLGDARSNMGNSLLVTGALLGMDIRIVAPRTLWPAEEVRKAAQALAEETGARITLTEDVAEGVADADFLYTDVWVSMGEPKEVWAERIELLKPYQVSMDTVRATGNPNVRFLHCLPAFHDLGTVVGRQMYEATGMTELECTDELFESAHSIVFDQAENRLHTIKAVLVATLGS, from the coding sequence ATGGCCTTCAACCTCCGGAACAGGCACTTCCTCAAGGAGCTCGACTTCACGCCCCAGGAGTTCCGCTACCTGGTGGACCTCGCGGCCAGTCTGAAGGCGGCCAAGTACGCGGGCACCGAGCAGCCCCGGCTGCGCGGGAAGAACATCGCGCTGATCTTCGAGAAGACCTCCACCCGCACCCGCTGTGCCTTCGAGGTCGCCGCGCGCGACCAGGGGGCCGGCACCACCTACCTGGACCCGGCCGGCTCGCAGATCGGCCACAAGGAGTCCGTCAAGGACACCGCCCGGGTGCTCGGCCGGATGTTCGACGGCATCGAGTACCGCGGCCACGGCCAGGAGATCGTCGAGGAGCTGGCCCAGCACGCCGGCGTCCCGGTCTGGAACGGCCTGACCGACGAGTGGCACCCCACCCAGATGCTGGCCGACGTGCTCACCGTCACCGAGCACACCACCAAGCCGCTCACCGAGGTCGCCCTCGCCTACCTCGGCGACGCCCGCTCCAACATGGGCAACTCACTGCTGGTCACCGGCGCCCTGCTCGGCATGGACATCCGGATCGTCGCCCCGCGCACCCTCTGGCCGGCCGAGGAGGTGCGGAAGGCGGCGCAGGCGCTGGCCGAGGAGACCGGCGCCAGGATCACCCTGACCGAGGACGTGGCCGAGGGCGTGGCCGACGCCGACTTCCTCTACACCGACGTCTGGGTCTCGATGGGCGAGCCCAAGGAGGTCTGGGCCGAGCGGATCGAGCTGCTCAAGCCGTACCAGGTGTCCATGGACACCGTCCGGGCCACCGGCAACCCGAACGTGAGGTTCCTGCACTGCCTGCCCGCCTTCCACGACCTCGGCACCGTGGTCGGCCGGCAGATGTACGAGGCGACCGGCATGACCGAGCTGGAGTGCACCGACGAGCTGTTCGAGTCGGCGCACTCCATCGTGTTCGACCAGGCCGAGAACCGCCTGCACACCATCAAGGCGGTCCTGGTCGCCACCCTCGGCTCCTGA
- a CDS encoding superoxide dismutase family protein: protein MPTPLAAALLPLALLVPAASPVSVTEAAFDPATAFVPPAAISYADDLVPYGSHVRVVTDRPVPGRTVLTLTVAGLAPDHEFPVHLHTGDCGADPASSGPHYQDVVDPVQPSTDPAYANDRNELRLVLRTDGRGGATARAAVEWQPRPGGARSLVLHAGAPAGRHAAADRVACVRLAR from the coding sequence ATGCCCACTCCGCTCGCCGCCGCCCTGCTGCCGCTGGCCCTGCTCGTTCCCGCCGCCTCGCCGGTCTCCGTGACGGAGGCGGCCTTCGACCCGGCGACCGCCTTCGTCCCGCCGGCCGCGATCAGCTACGCCGACGACCTGGTGCCGTACGGCTCGCACGTCCGGGTCGTCACCGACCGCCCGGTGCCCGGGCGGACGGTGCTCACCCTGACGGTGGCCGGGCTCGCCCCCGACCACGAGTTCCCGGTGCACCTGCACACCGGCGACTGCGGGGCCGATCCGGCCTCCTCCGGGCCGCACTACCAGGACGTGGTCGACCCGGTGCAGCCGTCCACCGACCCGGCGTACGCCAACGACCGCAACGAACTGCGGCTGGTGCTGCGCACCGACGGGCGGGGCGGCGCCACCGCGAGGGCCGCGGTGGAGTGGCAGCCGCGGCCCGGCGGGGCGCGCTCGCTGGTGCTGCACGCGGGCGCCCCGGCCGGTCGGCACGCGGCCGCCGACCGGGTGGCCTGCGTCAGGCTGGCACGCTGA
- a CDS encoding type II toxin-antitoxin system VapC family toxin: protein MIVVDASALVLALADRGPRGDRARAELAVDGDWAAPEHIVIEVMQSLRGLYLAKELTAERVAELTGELAAVTIRKIEVAPLLGRIWELKDNLTPDDAAYVAVAERYGAPLVTADLRLMRASGPRCEIRGIAREVG, encoded by the coding sequence ATGATCGTGGTGGACGCGTCCGCGCTGGTGCTGGCGCTCGCCGACCGGGGACCGCGAGGGGACCGCGCCCGGGCCGAACTCGCCGTCGACGGCGACTGGGCTGCGCCCGAGCACATCGTGATCGAGGTGATGCAGTCCCTGCGCGGCCTCTACCTCGCCAAGGAGCTGACCGCCGAGCGGGTCGCCGAACTCACCGGCGAACTGGCCGCGGTGACCATCCGCAAGATCGAGGTGGCGCCGCTGCTCGGCCGGATCTGGGAGCTCAAGGACAACCTCACCCCGGACGACGCCGCGTACGTCGCGGTCGCCGAACGGTACGGGGCGCCGCTGGTCACCGCCGACCTGCGGCTGATGCGGGCCAGCGGGCCGCGCTGCGAGATCCGGGGGATCGCGCGCGAGGTCGGCTGA